Proteins from a genomic interval of Sphingomonas sp. Y38-1Y:
- a CDS encoding aldo/keto reductase: MTHLIPDRQPRPLGRSDIAVSPIAWGMWRLGGSVAAVRGCIDAALDAGITLFDTADIYGFGSPIGFGGAEALFGRALAEDASLRDRMVIATKGGITPPRPYDSSAAYLAAACDASLARLGIDVIDLYQIHRRDFLTHPQEVAGALTRMVEAGKVRAVGVSNHSPAELAALQRFLDLPIASTQPEFSPLRVAPLYDGTLDQAMAEDIAVLAWSPLGGGRLTDPTHPVAALLAEQGAAYGADPVAAALSWAMVHPARIIPIVGSQTPSRIRVAADALRIEWTRDQWYAVLQAGIGEPLP, encoded by the coding sequence ATGACCCACCTGATCCCCGACCGCCAGCCACGCCCATTGGGACGCAGCGACATCGCCGTCTCGCCGATCGCGTGGGGCATGTGGCGGCTTGGCGGCAGCGTCGCGGCGGTGCGCGGCTGCATCGATGCCGCGCTCGACGCCGGCATCACGCTGTTCGATACCGCCGACATCTATGGCTTCGGCTCGCCGATCGGATTCGGTGGGGCGGAGGCGCTGTTCGGGCGGGCACTGGCCGAGGACGCGTCGCTGCGCGACCGGATGGTGATTGCGACCAAGGGCGGCATCACCCCGCCCCGCCCTTACGACTCCAGCGCCGCTTATCTGGCCGCCGCCTGTGACGCTTCGCTCGCCCGGCTCGGGATCGACGTCATCGACCTGTACCAGATCCACCGCCGCGATTTCCTGACGCACCCACAGGAAGTCGCCGGCGCGCTGACGCGGATGGTCGAGGCGGGCAAGGTCCGCGCGGTCGGCGTCTCCAACCACAGCCCGGCAGAACTCGCCGCGCTCCAGCGCTTCCTCGACCTGCCGATAGCCTCGACGCAGCCGGAGTTCTCGCCGCTGCGGGTCGCGCCGCTTTATGACGGCACGCTCGATCAGGCGATGGCGGAGGACATTGCGGTGCTCGCCTGGTCGCCGCTTGGCGGCGGGCGGCTGACCGATCCCACGCATCCGGTCGCCGCGCTGCTTGCCGAACAGGGTGCCGCTTACGGTGCCGACCCGGTGGCGGCGGCGCTCAGTTGGGCGATGGTGCATCCGGCGCGGATCATTCCGATCGTCGGATCGCAAACTCCGTCGCGCATCCGTGTCGCCGCCGACGCGCTGCGGATCGAATGGACTCGCGATCAATGGTATGCGGTGCTCCAGGCGGGGATCGGCGAGCCCCTGCCATAA
- a CDS encoding sigma-54-dependent transcriptional regulator, whose translation MGQQGKYGLCVVVDDDPDILTAARLALRGLFEEVVTCAAPDEARRVVEARRPDIVLLDANFARGATDAVEGLALLEHFLAADPGLAVVMITAHAGIHVAVEAMKRGAADFVAKPWSNDRLVAAVRSAAALGASRRTLPPEVQKSVPPPGSSALIGGSPAMARIHALIGRAAPTEANVLVLGENGTGKELVARALHAQSRRAARPMVTIDLGAIAPELIDSELFGHVKGAFTDARADRVGRIQAADGGTLFLDEIGNLPLHLQPKLLTALEQRRITPVGANREVPVDIRVVAATNMTPAALRDPRHFRQDLLFRLNTVEIELPPLRERREDVAGLIDHYLALHAERYGRAVPALAAGTMAALSAAEWPGNVRALRHATERAVILGGEAPLTAADFGIVAAAGPILDVSVAVPEVADLNLDRVERRLVETALRKHGYNISAAATELGLSRAALYRRMEKHGL comes from the coding sequence ATGGGGCAGCAGGGCAAATACGGGTTGTGCGTCGTCGTCGACGACGATCCCGACATCCTGACCGCGGCGCGACTGGCGCTGCGCGGCTTGTTCGAGGAAGTGGTGACGTGCGCCGCCCCCGACGAGGCGCGGCGCGTGGTCGAGGCCCGGCGGCCCGACATCGTCCTGCTCGACGCCAATTTCGCGCGCGGCGCGACCGATGCAGTCGAGGGGCTGGCGCTGCTCGAACACTTCCTCGCCGCCGATCCCGGCCTCGCCGTCGTGATGATTACCGCGCATGCCGGCATCCATGTCGCGGTCGAGGCAATGAAGCGCGGTGCCGCCGATTTCGTCGCCAAGCCCTGGTCGAACGACCGCCTGGTCGCCGCCGTGCGCAGCGCCGCCGCCCTGGGCGCCAGCCGCCGCACGCTCCCGCCCGAAGTACAGAAGTCCGTGCCGCCGCCGGGCAGCAGCGCGCTGATCGGCGGGTCGCCGGCGATGGCGCGCATCCACGCGCTGATCGGCCGCGCCGCCCCGACCGAGGCGAACGTGCTGGTGCTGGGCGAGAACGGCACCGGCAAGGAGCTCGTCGCGCGCGCGCTCCACGCGCAATCGCGCCGCGCGGCCAGGCCGATGGTGACGATCGACCTGGGCGCGATCGCGCCCGAGCTGATCGATTCGGAGCTGTTCGGCCATGTGAAGGGCGCTTTCACCGACGCGCGTGCCGACCGCGTCGGCCGCATTCAGGCGGCGGATGGCGGCACGCTGTTCCTGGACGAGATCGGCAACCTGCCGCTCCACCTCCAGCCCAAGCTGCTGACCGCGCTGGAGCAGCGGCGGATCACGCCGGTGGGCGCGAACCGCGAGGTGCCCGTCGACATCCGCGTCGTCGCCGCAACCAACATGACCCCCGCGGCGCTGCGCGACCCGCGCCATTTCCGCCAGGACCTGCTGTTCCGGCTCAACACCGTCGAGATCGAGTTGCCACCCCTGCGCGAGCGGCGCGAGGATGTGGCGGGGCTGATCGACCATTATCTCGCGCTCCATGCCGAGCGTTACGGCCGCGCGGTGCCCGCGCTTGCCGCCGGCACGATGGCGGCGCTCTCCGCGGCCGAGTGGCCCGGCAACGTCCGCGCGCTTCGTCACGCGACCGAACGGGCGGTGATCCTGGGCGGCGAGGCACCGCTCACCGCCGCGGACTTCGGCATCGTCGCCGCCGCCGGCCCCATCCTCGACGTCAGCGTCGCCGTGCCGGAGGTCGCCGACCTGAATCTCGACCGGGTCGAGCGGCGCCTCGTCGAAACCGCGCTCCGCAAGCACGGCTACAACATCTCGGCGGCGGCGACCGAACTGGGGCTTTCGCGCGCGGCGCTCTATCGACGCATGGAAAAGCATGGGCTTTGA
- a CDS encoding response regulator has product MSAEHPGALDGVDVLVVEDEFYLAAEVKELVERAGGGVVGPFAQVAAALAAMAAARPDCAIVDVNLGEGVTFELADALVAQAIPFAFLTGYDASMLPARFEGTPRIEKPAELPAIVAELRRLASSGGA; this is encoded by the coding sequence GTGAGCGCAGAGCACCCAGGCGCCCTCGACGGCGTCGACGTGCTCGTCGTCGAGGACGAATTCTATCTCGCGGCCGAGGTCAAGGAACTGGTCGAGCGGGCGGGCGGCGGCGTCGTCGGGCCATTCGCGCAGGTCGCCGCCGCGCTCGCGGCAATGGCGGCGGCCCGGCCAGATTGTGCGATCGTCGACGTCAATCTGGGCGAAGGCGTGACGTTTGAACTGGCCGACGCGCTCGTCGCTCAAGCGATCCCGTTCGCGTTCCTGACCGGCTATGACGCGTCGATGCTGCCCGCCCGTTTCGAGGGAACACCGCGAATCGAGAAGCCGGCGGAGCTGCCGGCGATCGTCGCCGAACTCCGCCGCCTCGCCTCGTCAGGCGGCGCTTAG
- a CDS encoding efflux RND transporter periplasmic adaptor subunit, whose translation MTTVRTLDRPATGGAMDRVVERRRLPRWAWAAIAAAGVAIAATVFWLYAPRGDSQTVSSDRLTIAKVTNGTFDDFIPLRARVTPLFTVYLDAIEGGRVEKILVEDGASLAAGQPIVELSNAELQLSTLARQTEVEQQINNMRSQELALSQTRLANERALLEARLGLQRAKRQYEREAPLAQKGFVAGRVFADTSDQYRYEQQRLAAVARSQSNDERLQSSQLSQQRASIGSMRAGLDIARANLAALNLRAPVAGKLSGFDLQVGQSLARGERIGQIDSPGRNKLMAGVDEFYLGRIVIDQKASVELAGRTYAARVSKIYPQVQNGQFQVDLQFTGAEPAGISRGQTLQARLTLGDPAPARLIPNGAFYTESGGRFVFVVAADGQSAVKRPVRLGRRNAASIEVLEGLDPGERVITSPYTGFADKDRLDLSTPKE comes from the coding sequence TTGACGACCGTCCGCACGCTCGACCGCCCCGCGACCGGCGGCGCGATGGATCGCGTCGTCGAGCGCCGGCGCCTGCCGCGCTGGGCCTGGGCGGCGATCGCCGCGGCCGGCGTCGCGATCGCCGCGACCGTCTTCTGGCTCTACGCCCCGCGCGGCGACAGCCAGACGGTCTCCAGCGACCGCCTGACGATCGCCAAGGTGACCAACGGTACCTTCGACGACTTCATTCCGCTGCGCGCCCGCGTCACGCCGCTGTTCACCGTCTATCTCGACGCGATCGAGGGGGGGCGGGTCGAGAAGATCCTGGTCGAGGACGGCGCCAGCCTTGCCGCCGGCCAGCCGATCGTCGAGCTGTCGAACGCCGAACTCCAGCTCTCGACCCTCGCGCGCCAGACCGAGGTCGAGCAGCAGATCAACAACATGCGCAGCCAGGAACTCGCGCTGTCGCAGACCCGCCTGGCCAACGAACGCGCATTGCTGGAGGCGCGGCTCGGCCTTCAGCGCGCCAAGCGGCAATATGAGCGCGAGGCGCCGCTGGCGCAGAAGGGCTTCGTCGCGGGGCGCGTGTTCGCCGACACCAGCGACCAGTATCGCTACGAGCAGCAGCGCCTGGCCGCCGTCGCGCGCAGCCAGTCGAACGACGAGCGGCTGCAATCGAGCCAGTTGTCGCAGCAGCGCGCCTCGATCGGGTCGATGCGCGCCGGCCTCGACATCGCGCGCGCGAACCTCGCCGCGCTCAACCTGCGCGCACCGGTTGCGGGCAAGCTGTCGGGGTTCGACCTTCAGGTCGGCCAGAGCCTGGCGCGCGGCGAGCGCATTGGCCAGATCGACAGCCCGGGCCGCAACAAGCTGATGGCCGGCGTCGACGAATTCTATCTTGGCCGCATCGTCATCGACCAGAAGGCGAGCGTGGAGCTGGCCGGGCGCACCTATGCCGCGCGCGTCTCGAAGATCTATCCCCAGGTGCAGAACGGCCAGTTCCAGGTCGACCTGCAATTCACCGGGGCAGAGCCCGCGGGCATCTCTCGCGGACAGACGCTTCAGGCGCGGCTGACGCTCGGCGATCCGGCGCCCGCGCGGCTGATCCCCAACGGCGCCTTCTATACCGAAAGCGGTGGCCGCTTCGTCTTCGTCGTCGCCGCCGACGGGCAGAGCGCGGTCAAGCGCCCCGTCCGCCTGGGCCGCCGCAATGCCGCCTCGATCGAGGTGCTCGAAGGGCTCGACCCCGGCGAGCGCGTCATCACCTCTCCCTATACCGGTTTCGCCGACAAGGATCGGCTCGACCTCTCCACGCCAAAGGAATGA
- a CDS encoding sensor histidine kinase — MGFDRRFTAVALGWVVLLGLGLSALAAAIALGGGGATLIVAGAAALGGMTGLLHHVTRTNRALVQFVEALRLGDNSARMARGGGESFAALADALNAAMRDLDRARTRDAAEIRFLEALLDDMPIALLLIEAGSVRLANKAARGLFGGEAEGDAGRLAAPGEPFHAILTGARAGGEPIPLTLPGGTQRAIVRGADLARLGMPVRAVLVEPIQQALDRAEAGAQTAMVRVLTHEILNSLTPIVSLAGTAAVLLGEDPIELDEARLAVETLARRAESTRRFIDSYREMARPVAARRRRFAAEPFAAELARLFTIEWLEHKLDWRVEPGLTIDADPDLLAQALLNLLRNAAQASDARERRRVSLRLYAGAGGAVIEVGDNGPGIPEALRGDVLLPFFTTKAEGSGIGLHLVRQIAIAHGGRLEIATGAEGGALIRLQGF, encoded by the coding sequence ATGGGCTTTGACCGCCGCTTCACCGCGGTCGCACTCGGCTGGGTGGTACTGCTCGGGCTGGGCCTGTCGGCGCTGGCGGCGGCGATCGCGCTTGGCGGCGGCGGGGCGACGCTGATCGTCGCGGGCGCGGCCGCACTCGGCGGCATGACGGGGCTGCTCCACCATGTCACCCGCACCAACCGTGCGCTGGTGCAGTTCGTGGAGGCGCTGCGGCTAGGCGACAACTCCGCGCGGATGGCTCGCGGCGGCGGCGAGAGCTTCGCCGCGCTCGCCGACGCGCTCAACGCCGCGATGCGCGACCTCGACCGCGCGCGCACCCGCGACGCGGCCGAGATCCGCTTTCTCGAGGCGCTGCTCGACGACATGCCGATCGCTTTGCTCCTGATCGAAGCGGGCTCGGTACGCCTCGCCAACAAGGCCGCGCGCGGGTTGTTCGGCGGTGAGGCGGAGGGCGACGCCGGCCGGCTGGCCGCACCGGGCGAGCCGTTCCACGCGATCCTGACCGGCGCGCGTGCAGGCGGCGAGCCGATCCCCCTCACCCTGCCCGGCGGGACGCAGCGCGCGATCGTCCGCGGCGCCGACCTCGCCCGGCTGGGGATGCCGGTGCGCGCGGTGCTCGTCGAGCCGATCCAGCAGGCGCTGGACCGCGCAGAGGCAGGCGCGCAGACCGCGATGGTGCGCGTGCTGACGCACGAGATCCTCAACTCGCTGACGCCGATCGTCTCGCTGGCGGGCACCGCCGCGGTGCTGCTGGGCGAGGATCCTATCGAACTCGACGAGGCGCGGCTGGCGGTCGAGACGCTGGCCCGCCGCGCGGAGTCCACGCGCCGCTTCATCGACAGCTATCGCGAGATGGCGCGCCCCGTCGCCGCCCGCCGTCGCCGCTTTGCCGCGGAACCCTTCGCCGCCGAACTCGCGCGGCTGTTCACGATCGAGTGGCTGGAGCACAAGCTCGATTGGCGCGTCGAGCCGGGGCTGACGATCGATGCCGATCCCGATCTGCTGGCACAGGCGCTGCTCAACCTCCTGCGCAACGCCGCGCAGGCGAGCGACGCAAGAGAGCGTCGCCGGGTCTCGCTTCGGCTGTACGCGGGCGCGGGCGGCGCGGTGATCGAGGTCGGGGACAACGGCCCCGGCATTCCGGAGGCGCTGCGCGGCGACGTCCTCCTCCCCTTCTTCACCACCAAGGCGGAGGGGTCGGGCATCGGTCTTCACCTCGTCCGCCAGATCGCGATCGCGCATGGCGGGCGACTGGAGATCGCAACCGGCGCGGAAGGCGGCGCGCTGATCCGGTTGCAGGGGTTTTAG
- a CDS encoding PIN domain-containing protein: protein MFLLDTPLVLELRLAQSGGADARLVAWANATPRERLFLSAISLVEIEGAAARAARTDKAAGAKMRRWIDERLIPAFDGHILPLDAAVARRRAMVALAETRDALLAATAIEHGLTLVTRERAAFRGVKMRLLDPADHQALPEEEGDWRAATRSGPLWLRNLFIRG from the coding sequence ATGTTCCTGCTCGACACGCCGCTCGTCCTGGAACTGCGGTTGGCGCAGAGCGGTGGCGCCGACGCGCGACTGGTCGCCTGGGCGAACGCGACGCCGCGCGAGCGACTGTTCCTCTCGGCGATCAGCCTGGTCGAGATCGAGGGCGCTGCGGCCCGGGCCGCGCGCACCGACAAGGCTGCGGGTGCGAAGATGCGCCGCTGGATCGACGAGCGGCTGATCCCCGCGTTCGACGGCCACATTCTCCCGCTCGATGCCGCGGTCGCGCGGCGGCGGGCGATGGTGGCGCTGGCCGAAACGCGCGACGCGCTGCTGGCGGCGACGGCGATCGAACACGGGCTGACATTGGTCACGCGCGAGCGTGCGGCGTTCCGGGGCGTCAAGATGCGCCTGCTCGATCCGGCGGATCATCAGGCGCTGCCGGAAGAGGAAGGGGACTGGCGCGCCGCCACGCGCAGTGGACCGCTCTGGCTGCGCAACTTGTTCATCCGCGGGTAA
- a CDS encoding ABC transporter ATP-binding protein produces MLQMRQLSRVYQTDTVETTALDAIDLDVGAGEFVAIMGPSGCGKSTLLNLIGMLDRPSSGSYVFDGQEVSGLSETQLSGVRKANLGFIFQSFNLVDELTVRENIELALLYHDVPAAERRRRAEAVMDRVGIAHRARHRPSQLSGGQQQRVAVARALVAEPKLILADEPTGNLDTAHGEEVMRMLQTLNGQGATIVMVTHSPAHADYASRVVNMLDGRVLQERRRAA; encoded by the coding sequence ATGCTTCAGATGCGCCAATTGTCTCGCGTCTATCAGACCGACACCGTCGAGACGACGGCGCTCGACGCCATCGACCTGGACGTCGGTGCGGGCGAGTTCGTCGCGATCATGGGTCCGTCGGGGTGCGGCAAGTCGACGCTGCTCAACCTGATCGGCATGCTCGACCGGCCATCGAGCGGCTCCTACGTCTTCGACGGACAGGAAGTGTCGGGGCTGAGCGAGACGCAGCTGTCCGGCGTGCGAAAAGCCAATCTCGGCTTCATCTTCCAGAGCTTCAACCTGGTCGACGAGTTGACGGTGCGCGAAAATATCGAGCTCGCGCTTCTCTATCACGACGTCCCCGCGGCCGAGCGGCGGCGGCGGGCGGAGGCGGTGATGGACCGCGTCGGCATCGCCCACCGCGCGCGCCATCGCCCCAGCCAGCTGTCGGGTGGCCAGCAGCAGCGCGTCGCGGTCGCCCGCGCGCTCGTCGCCGAGCCCAAGCTGATCCTGGCGGACGAGCCCACCGGCAACCTCGACACCGCGCATGGCGAGGAGGTGATGCGGATGCTCCAGACGCTGAACGGGCAGGGGGCGACGATCGTGATGGTCACCCACTCGCCCGCGCATGCCGACTATGCCAGCCGCGTCGTCAACATGCTGGACGGCCGGGTCCTTCAGGAACGCCGCCGCGCCGCCTGA
- a CDS encoding type II toxin-antitoxin system Phd/YefM family antitoxin, translated as MKVLTSRQFNQDVSAAKRLSRDEPVFVTDRGRPTHVLMSIESFRAMSGRRESIVDLLGLSDAVPVEAPTHDRWDC; from the coding sequence ATGAAGGTTCTGACGAGCCGCCAGTTCAACCAGGATGTGAGCGCCGCGAAGCGACTCTCGCGCGACGAGCCCGTCTTCGTCACCGATCGCGGCCGACCCACGCACGTGCTGATGAGCATCGAGTCGTTCCGCGCGATGAGCGGGCGACGCGAGTCGATCGTCGACCTGCTGGGCCTTTCCGACGCCGTCCCGGTCGAGGCGCCGACGCATGATCGCTGGGATTGCTGA
- a CDS encoding PAS domain-containing protein, with protein sequence MNGSAAILIDALDRRPARAADHAVEARMLSSLAHDLAEQPDHVLERLTQCMVDAGIAGSAGISLLEGDRFVWEALSGQWAGYRGGTMPRDASPCGRVLDHDAPLFLIDPQSTYAGPVLDPPAAEMLLVPFHLEGRPVGTLWGIAHDGDRCFDREDLRLLESLSQFAASAFLIRQRSRELQRSRDLLQGTMDASTDMIQVFEAVRDEGGAIVDFRWLLNNHTSESRYGEVRGESLLERNPGVVVEGIFDTFKRVTETGEPSVRERHYVHEQFDGWFLQSVVKLGDGIATTTKEIGDWKRAQAEVLRLRDEIANDRLQESEARLRRFGEASRDVLWIRDAGTLQWEYLTPAFEAIYGLPVARAIATPGIDRWIDRIMPADRDQARAVIARAQRGESDSFEYQIHRPDGEARWLRSTVFPIRGNDGAVQRIGGIDQDITGIKEAQHRLEESEERLRSAMEVGRLGLWDWNIRSGRISWSDEHFRMEGYAVGEVEPSYEAWLAGVHPEDRTETEMALLGAMARHEEYAREFRSLHPDGSVRWLSARGRFTYGEDGKPERMVGAMVDLTERREAEERQRLLLGELQHRVRNILAVVRSMVRRTHEADQSAEEFVQHLEGRLGALARTQVLLTRAVDAGADLELLVRDELAAQAADFDRIDLIGARVLLPPKAAEVLTLAVHELATNALKYGVFARESGRLRIEWRVVSQAEERRLELDWRETGLDLDTRMAPREGFGTELITRRVPYELRGAGSLTIEPEGVHCRLDVPLDPRSSMLESNGGRHGS encoded by the coding sequence ATGAACGGATCCGCCGCCATCCTGATCGACGCGCTCGACCGGCGCCCCGCGCGCGCGGCCGACCATGCGGTGGAAGCGCGCATGCTCTCGTCGCTGGCGCACGACCTGGCCGAGCAACCCGACCATGTGCTCGAACGTCTAACCCAATGCATGGTCGATGCCGGGATCGCCGGATCGGCCGGGATCAGCCTGCTGGAAGGCGACCGCTTCGTCTGGGAAGCGCTATCGGGTCAATGGGCGGGCTATCGCGGCGGCACGATGCCGCGCGATGCCAGCCCCTGCGGCCGCGTGCTCGATCACGACGCGCCGCTGTTCCTGATCGATCCGCAGTCGACTTACGCGGGTCCGGTGCTCGACCCGCCCGCGGCCGAGATGCTGCTCGTGCCTTTCCACCTGGAGGGGCGGCCGGTGGGAACGCTGTGGGGCATCGCACATGACGGCGACCGATGCTTCGACCGTGAGGACCTGCGCCTCTTGGAGAGCCTGTCGCAGTTCGCCGCCAGCGCGTTCCTCATTCGACAGCGCAGCCGCGAGCTCCAGCGCAGCCGCGACCTCCTTCAAGGAACGATGGACGCCTCCACCGACATGATCCAGGTGTTCGAGGCGGTGCGCGACGAAGGCGGAGCGATCGTCGACTTTCGCTGGCTGCTCAACAATCACACCTCCGAAAGCCGATATGGCGAGGTGCGCGGCGAAAGCCTGCTCGAGCGCAATCCCGGCGTCGTTGTCGAAGGCATTTTCGACACGTTCAAGCGCGTGACCGAGACGGGCGAGCCGAGCGTTCGCGAGCGACATTATGTCCACGAGCAGTTCGACGGCTGGTTCCTGCAGAGCGTCGTCAAGCTGGGTGACGGGATCGCGACGACCACCAAGGAGATCGGCGACTGGAAACGCGCCCAGGCCGAGGTGCTGCGGCTTCGCGACGAGATCGCCAACGACCGGCTGCAGGAAAGCGAGGCGCGGCTGCGCCGCTTCGGCGAGGCATCGCGGGACGTGCTGTGGATCCGCGATGCCGGGACGTTGCAGTGGGAGTATCTGACCCCCGCGTTCGAGGCGATCTATGGCCTTCCCGTAGCCCGCGCGATCGCGACGCCGGGGATCGACCGCTGGATCGATCGGATCATGCCCGCCGATCGCGATCAGGCGCGCGCCGTCATCGCGCGTGCCCAGCGCGGCGAGTCGGACAGTTTCGAGTATCAGATCCACCGCCCCGACGGCGAAGCGCGCTGGCTTCGCAGCACCGTCTTCCCGATCCGCGGCAATGACGGCGCGGTGCAGCGCATCGGCGGGATCGACCAGGACATCACCGGCATCAAGGAAGCGCAACACCGGCTGGAAGAGAGCGAGGAGCGGCTGCGCAGCGCCATGGAAGTCGGGCGGCTGGGCCTCTGGGACTGGAACATCCGCTCCGGCCGGATCAGTTGGTCCGACGAGCATTTCCGCATGGAAGGATATGCGGTCGGCGAGGTCGAGCCAAGCTATGAGGCATGGCTCGCCGGCGTGCATCCCGAGGATCGCACCGAAACCGAGATGGCGCTGCTCGGCGCGATGGCGCGACACGAGGAATATGCGCGCGAGTTCCGCTCGCTCCACCCTGATGGATCGGTTCGCTGGCTGTCGGCGCGTGGTCGCTTCACCTATGGCGAGGACGGCAAGCCCGAGCGGATGGTCGGCGCGATGGTCGACCTGACCGAGCGGCGGGAGGCCGAGGAGCGGCAGCGGCTGCTGCTCGGCGAATTGCAGCACCGGGTGCGCAACATCCTGGCAGTCGTCCGCTCGATGGTGCGCCGCACGCACGAGGCGGACCAGTCGGCGGAGGAGTTCGTCCAGCATCTGGAGGGGCGGCTCGGCGCGCTGGCGCGGACGCAGGTGCTGCTGACGCGAGCGGTGGATGCGGGTGCCGACCTGGAATTGCTGGTCCGCGACGAGCTTGCCGCGCAGGCCGCCGATTTCGACCGCATCGACCTGATCGGCGCGCGCGTGCTGCTGCCGCCGAAGGCTGCCGAGGTGCTGACGCTGGCGGTACACGAATTGGCGACCAACGCGCTGAAATACGGCGTGTTCGCGCGGGAGAGCGGGCGGCTCCGGATCGAGTGGCGAGTGGTGTCCCAGGCCGAGGAGCGGCGCCTGGAACTGGACTGGCGCGAGACGGGGCTCGATCTCGACACCCGCATGGCACCGCGCGAGGGGTTCGGGACCGAGCTCATCACCCGCCGCGTCCCCTATGAGCTGCGCGGTGCGGGCAGCCTGACGATCGAACCGGAGGGCGTGCATTGCCGGCTGGACGTGCCGCTCGATCCGCGAAGCAGCATGCTCGAAAGCAATGGCGGGAGGCACGGATCGTGA
- a CDS encoding Crp/Fnr family transcriptional regulator, translating into MSLFVQRLESHTPIGAEARDALLSLPAQRQEVRAHTDFIQVGSHVEHASLVAEGLVGRFGQTGDGRRQIVALYIPGEVIDLQTVIVPHVTTAMTALCNSTVLKIAHDDLRAIGLKHPEIATAFWRSCVLDSGIVAQWLVNIGQRPARSRLAHLFCEMATRYRTLDQSDGRRYRLPMTQEQLGDALGLTSVHVNRTLQGLREERLVSVARDSIEILDWDALAAAGEFDRTYLSAA; encoded by the coding sequence ATGTCATTGTTCGTCCAGCGGCTCGAGTCGCATACGCCGATCGGGGCGGAGGCGCGCGACGCGCTGCTCTCGCTGCCCGCGCAGCGCCAGGAGGTGCGGGCGCATACCGACTTCATCCAGGTGGGCTCGCATGTAGAGCATGCCAGCCTCGTGGCGGAAGGGCTGGTCGGACGCTTTGGCCAGACGGGCGACGGACGCCGGCAGATCGTCGCGCTTTATATCCCTGGTGAGGTCATCGACCTTCAGACGGTGATCGTGCCGCACGTCACGACCGCGATGACCGCGCTGTGCAATTCGACGGTGCTGAAGATCGCGCATGACGATCTTCGCGCGATCGGGCTCAAGCATCCGGAGATCGCCACCGCCTTCTGGCGAAGCTGCGTGCTCGACAGCGGCATCGTCGCGCAGTGGCTGGTGAACATCGGCCAGCGGCCCGCGCGCTCGCGACTGGCGCATCTCTTTTGCGAGATGGCAACGCGGTATCGCACGCTCGATCAGTCGGATGGGCGGCGCTATCGACTGCCGATGACACAGGAGCAACTCGGCGACGCGCTCGGCCTCACCTCCGTCCACGTCAATCGCACGCTTCAGGGCCTTCGCGAGGAGCGGCTGGTGTCGGTTGCGCGCGACAGCATCGAGATACTTGACTGGGACGCGCTCGCCGCGGCGGGCGAGTTCGACCGCACCTATCTAAGCGCCGCCTGA